One region of Helicoverpa zea isolate HzStark_Cry1AcR chromosome 24, ilHelZeax1.1, whole genome shotgun sequence genomic DNA includes:
- the LOC124642361 gene encoding ribosomal protein S6 kinase delta-1 isoform X4, producing MSAKDKWVRRFSVDETAKHKNGFTIYKITSVLFPIQSPEALTMVSVWKRYSDVQRLHKSMRSLHAGLHLRGTFPSLPRYSFFKRFQQEVITERAKTIKSLLEFIAEHRLLFTSTDFVNFLQTGYPEPEPRAGGVINAIRSSLHLPIEETPPLEYQTDDDDTSTPTHTGDTDAQRRALIKEKTNKYLSYAEEIYKNHLCDTEQSLLPERDDNARAIHCSIPSAMLKRPYEELSLYRVLDILASSLMLVLHRTEQAYYAMKVIQKIPNNLTEFDEFFLQRTNETRQPVLPTVIPYMVPLHAYIETNNLIFLILSYAPGKKLFDYIKNYSKSLPATPAREVNLENVFTEPKNKNVEQNDNVEIVLETVEQSDKNENLTVNELVLNSQKLLLNVDKVLSETSGDVATEKKVERKVDNASETPTYKRLVPVGREVLPASALCKWGAEILTAVESLHNCGVICRDLNPSNILLGSAGQVTLTYFTYYSGADMRHVSDTSHSRMYIAPELHSPCLYFPAELDHVCDFWSYGAIMYELLCGVPLSYYHRTVFTSHTILHLPDGLSMEAQSLLTQLLTYEPSERLGAGKDGIEEIKRHPYFKHIDWQYIYDSWTVPD from the exons ATGTCGGCAAAAGACAAGTGGGTTCGCCGGTTTTCGGTTGACGAAACCGCAAAACACAAGAATGGATTCACTATTTACAAGATTACTTCAGTG CTATTCCCAATACAGTCTCCCGAGGCTCTGACGATGGTGTCAGTGTGGAAGAGGTACAGCGATGTCCAGAGGCTGCATAAGAGTATGAGGTCTCTCCATGCAGGGTTACACTTGAGGGGTACCTTCCCCTCACTGCCCCGGTATAGCTTCTTTAAAAGATTTCAGCAGGAG GTGATCACGGAACGAGCTAAGACGATTAAGTCTTTACTGGAGTTTATTGCTGAACATCGCCTGCTTTTTACCAGTACTGACTTTGTCAACTTTTTACAG ACAGGCTATCCTGAGCCCGAGCCCCGAGCCGGCGGCGTGATCAACGCGATCAGATCGTCGCTGCACCTGCCCATTGAGGAGACCCCGCCGCTTGAGTACCAGaccgatgatgatgatacatccACTCCGACGCATACTG GTGACACAGATGCACAACGTCGGGCGTTGATAAAGGAGAAGACGAACAAATACCTCTCGTACGCCGAAGAGATATACAAGAATCATTTATGTGATACGGAACAGAGC TTACTACCAGAACGCGACGACAATGCTCGAGCGATCCACTGCTCCATCCCATCGGCAATGCTGAAGCGTCCCTACGAGGAGTTGTCACTGTACCGCGTGCTGGACATCCTGGCGTCCAGCCTCATGCTCGTGCTGCATCGCACTGAACAGGCTTACTATGCTATGAAG GTGATACAAAAAATACCGAACAACCTAACAGAATTCGACGAATTCTTCCTTCAACGTACAAACGAGACCCGACAACCAGTGCTACCAACCGTCATACCATACATGGTACCACTACACGCATACAtagaaacaaacaatttaatatttctcatcCTCTCTTACGCACCTGGTAAAAAACTATTCGACTATATAAAGAATTACTCAAAATCTCTACCAGCTACCCCGGCCAGAGAAGTGAACTTAGAGAATGTATTCACCGAACCGAAGAACAAAAATGTTGAACAAAACGACAATGTTGAGATAGTGTTGGAGACTGTTGAACAGTCGGATAAGAATGAGAATTTGACCGTGAACGAGTTAGTGTTGAATTCCCAGAAGTTACTGTTGAATGTCGATAAAGTGTTGAGTGAGACGAGTGGGGATGTCGCTACTGAGAAGAAGGTTGAGAGGAAAGTTGATAATGCGAGTGAAACTCCTACGTATAAAAGG CTGGTACCCGTTGGTCGGGAGGTGTTGCCGGCATCAGCATTATGCAAGTGGGGAGCTGAAATACTGACCGCCGTCGAGAGCCTGCACAACTGCGGCGTTATATGCAG AGACCTGAACCCATCCAACATCCTGCTGGGGTCGGCAGGGCAGGTGACGCTGACGTACTTCACGTACTACAGCGGCGCCGACATGCGCCACGTGTCCGACACCAGCCACAGCCGCATGTACATAGCGCCTGAACT TCACTCGCCGTGTCTATATTTCCCGGCGGAGTTGGACCACGTGTGTGACTTCTGGAGTTACGGCGCCATCATGTACGAACTGCTGTGTGGCGTG CCGTTGTCATACTACCACCGCACGGTGTTCACGTCGCATACCATACTGCACTTGCCGGACGGACTATCCATGGAAGCACAGTCTTTACTTACACAG
- the LOC124642361 gene encoding uncharacterized protein LOC124642361 isoform X2: MSAKDKWVRRFSVDETAKHKNGFTIYKITSVLFPIQSPEALTMVSVWKRYSDVQRLHKSMRSLHAGLHLRGTFPSLPRYSFFKRFQQEVITERAKTIKSLLEFIAEHRLLFTSTDFVNFLQTGYPEPEPRAGGVINAIRSSLHLPIEETPPLEYQTDDDDTSTPTHTARAATESSHASLTSRDETDFISQIPIYEAADVEIRHSPKKLSLADSFESINSIESIDSDLYDELNKLTVDKKPSVKTKSVLPDLINFDAPSTSKFDDYHTMRKKVDSDTVSLNSNVCSSSCEVDSRRSSSRVSLYSKSVLSLSNECKTKTEDSYVFEAGYMLNLAARCEDMGDYQRAFECYKSGIEKMLIGVQSDTDAQRRALIKEKTNKYLSYAEEIYKNHLCDTEQSLLPERDDNARAIHCSIPSAMLKRPYEELSLYRVLDILASSLMLVLHRTEQAYYAMKVIQKIPNNLTEFDEFFLQRTNETRQPVLPTVIPYMVPLHAYIETNNLIFLILSYAPGKKLFDYIKNYSKSLPATPAREVNLENVFTEPKNKNVEQNDNVEIVLETVEQSDKNENLTVNELVLNSQKLLLNVDKVLSETSGDVATEKKVERKVDNASETPTYKRLVPVGREVLPASALCKWGAEILTAVESLHNCGVICRDLNPSNILLGSAGQVTLTYFTYYSGADMRHVSDTSHSRMYIAPELHSPCLYFPAELDHVCDFWSYGAIMYELLCGVPLSYYHRTVFTSHTILHLPDGLSMEAQSLLTQLLTYEPSERLGAGKDGIEEIKRHPYFKHIDWQYIYDSWTVPD, encoded by the exons ATGTCGGCAAAAGACAAGTGGGTTCGCCGGTTTTCGGTTGACGAAACCGCAAAACACAAGAATGGATTCACTATTTACAAGATTACTTCAGTG CTATTCCCAATACAGTCTCCCGAGGCTCTGACGATGGTGTCAGTGTGGAAGAGGTACAGCGATGTCCAGAGGCTGCATAAGAGTATGAGGTCTCTCCATGCAGGGTTACACTTGAGGGGTACCTTCCCCTCACTGCCCCGGTATAGCTTCTTTAAAAGATTTCAGCAGGAG GTGATCACGGAACGAGCTAAGACGATTAAGTCTTTACTGGAGTTTATTGCTGAACATCGCCTGCTTTTTACCAGTACTGACTTTGTCAACTTTTTACAG ACAGGCTATCCTGAGCCCGAGCCCCGAGCCGGCGGCGTGATCAACGCGATCAGATCGTCGCTGCACCTGCCCATTGAGGAGACCCCGCCGCTTGAGTACCAGaccgatgatgatgatacatccACTCCGACGCATACTG CTCGGGCCGCCACAGAATCGTCCCACGCTTCACTCACAAGTCGGGACGAAACCGACTTCATCTCACAAATACCCATCTACGAGGCAGCCGACGTCGAAATCCGACATTCACCCAAAAAACTCTCCTTAGCCGACAGTTTCGAATCCATCAACTCAATAGAAAGCATCGACAGTGATTTATACGATGAACTAAATAAATTGACAGTGGATAAAAAGCCTAGTGTCAAAACAAAATCAGTGTTGCCAGACTTAATTAATTTCGACGCGCCATCGACGTCTAAATTTGATGATTACCACACTATGCGTAAGAAGGTTGATTCGGATACCGTGTCTTTGAATTCTAACGTGTGTTCTTCGAGTTGTGAAGTGGACTCGAGACGGAGTAGTTCGCGAGTGTCGTTATACAGTaaaagtgtattatctttgtcgaATGAGTGTAAAACTAAGACAGAAGATAGTTATGTGTTTGAGGCTGGTTATATGTTAAATTTGGCGGCAAGGTGCGAAGATATGGGTGATTATCAGAGAGCTTTTGAATGCTACAAATCTGGTATCGAGAAGATGTTAATTGGAGTACAAA GTGACACAGATGCACAACGTCGGGCGTTGATAAAGGAGAAGACGAACAAATACCTCTCGTACGCCGAAGAGATATACAAGAATCATTTATGTGATACGGAACAGAGC TTACTACCAGAACGCGACGACAATGCTCGAGCGATCCACTGCTCCATCCCATCGGCAATGCTGAAGCGTCCCTACGAGGAGTTGTCACTGTACCGCGTGCTGGACATCCTGGCGTCCAGCCTCATGCTCGTGCTGCATCGCACTGAACAGGCTTACTATGCTATGAAG GTGATACAAAAAATACCGAACAACCTAACAGAATTCGACGAATTCTTCCTTCAACGTACAAACGAGACCCGACAACCAGTGCTACCAACCGTCATACCATACATGGTACCACTACACGCATACAtagaaacaaacaatttaatatttctcatcCTCTCTTACGCACCTGGTAAAAAACTATTCGACTATATAAAGAATTACTCAAAATCTCTACCAGCTACCCCGGCCAGAGAAGTGAACTTAGAGAATGTATTCACCGAACCGAAGAACAAAAATGTTGAACAAAACGACAATGTTGAGATAGTGTTGGAGACTGTTGAACAGTCGGATAAGAATGAGAATTTGACCGTGAACGAGTTAGTGTTGAATTCCCAGAAGTTACTGTTGAATGTCGATAAAGTGTTGAGTGAGACGAGTGGGGATGTCGCTACTGAGAAGAAGGTTGAGAGGAAAGTTGATAATGCGAGTGAAACTCCTACGTATAAAAGG CTGGTACCCGTTGGTCGGGAGGTGTTGCCGGCATCAGCATTATGCAAGTGGGGAGCTGAAATACTGACCGCCGTCGAGAGCCTGCACAACTGCGGCGTTATATGCAG AGACCTGAACCCATCCAACATCCTGCTGGGGTCGGCAGGGCAGGTGACGCTGACGTACTTCACGTACTACAGCGGCGCCGACATGCGCCACGTGTCCGACACCAGCCACAGCCGCATGTACATAGCGCCTGAACT TCACTCGCCGTGTCTATATTTCCCGGCGGAGTTGGACCACGTGTGTGACTTCTGGAGTTACGGCGCCATCATGTACGAACTGCTGTGTGGCGTG CCGTTGTCATACTACCACCGCACGGTGTTCACGTCGCATACCATACTGCACTTGCCGGACGGACTATCCATGGAAGCACAGTCTTTACTTACACAG
- the LOC124642361 gene encoding ribosomal protein S6 kinase delta-1 isoform X3, whose translation MSAKDKWVRRFSVDETAKHKNGFTIYKITSVLFPIQSPEALTMVSVWKRYSDVQRLHKSMRSLHAGLHLRGTFPSLPRYSFFKRFQQEVITERAKTIKSLLEFIAEHRLLFTSTDFVNFLQTGYPEPEPRAGGVINAIRSSLHLPIEETPPLEYQTDDDDTSTPTHTGDTDAQRRALIKEKTNKYLSYAEEIYKNHLCDTEQSLLPERDDNARAIHCSIPSAMLKRPYEELSLYRVLDILASSLMLVLHRTEQAYYAMKVIQKIPNNLTEFDEFFLQRTNETRQPVLPTVIPYMVPLHAYIETNNLIFLILSYAPGKKLFDYIKNYSKSLPATPAREVNLENVFTEPKNKNVEQNDNVEIVLETVEQSDKNENLTVNELVLNSQKLLLNVDKVLSETSGDVATEKKVERKVDNASETPTYKRQLVPVGREVLPASALCKWGAEILTAVESLHNCGVICRDLNPSNILLGSAGQVTLTYFTYYSGADMRHVSDTSHSRMYIAPELHSPCLYFPAELDHVCDFWSYGAIMYELLCGVPLSYYHRTVFTSHTILHLPDGLSMEAQSLLTQLLTYEPSERLGAGKDGIEEIKRHPYFKHIDWQYIYDSWTVPD comes from the exons ATGTCGGCAAAAGACAAGTGGGTTCGCCGGTTTTCGGTTGACGAAACCGCAAAACACAAGAATGGATTCACTATTTACAAGATTACTTCAGTG CTATTCCCAATACAGTCTCCCGAGGCTCTGACGATGGTGTCAGTGTGGAAGAGGTACAGCGATGTCCAGAGGCTGCATAAGAGTATGAGGTCTCTCCATGCAGGGTTACACTTGAGGGGTACCTTCCCCTCACTGCCCCGGTATAGCTTCTTTAAAAGATTTCAGCAGGAG GTGATCACGGAACGAGCTAAGACGATTAAGTCTTTACTGGAGTTTATTGCTGAACATCGCCTGCTTTTTACCAGTACTGACTTTGTCAACTTTTTACAG ACAGGCTATCCTGAGCCCGAGCCCCGAGCCGGCGGCGTGATCAACGCGATCAGATCGTCGCTGCACCTGCCCATTGAGGAGACCCCGCCGCTTGAGTACCAGaccgatgatgatgatacatccACTCCGACGCATACTG GTGACACAGATGCACAACGTCGGGCGTTGATAAAGGAGAAGACGAACAAATACCTCTCGTACGCCGAAGAGATATACAAGAATCATTTATGTGATACGGAACAGAGC TTACTACCAGAACGCGACGACAATGCTCGAGCGATCCACTGCTCCATCCCATCGGCAATGCTGAAGCGTCCCTACGAGGAGTTGTCACTGTACCGCGTGCTGGACATCCTGGCGTCCAGCCTCATGCTCGTGCTGCATCGCACTGAACAGGCTTACTATGCTATGAAG GTGATACAAAAAATACCGAACAACCTAACAGAATTCGACGAATTCTTCCTTCAACGTACAAACGAGACCCGACAACCAGTGCTACCAACCGTCATACCATACATGGTACCACTACACGCATACAtagaaacaaacaatttaatatttctcatcCTCTCTTACGCACCTGGTAAAAAACTATTCGACTATATAAAGAATTACTCAAAATCTCTACCAGCTACCCCGGCCAGAGAAGTGAACTTAGAGAATGTATTCACCGAACCGAAGAACAAAAATGTTGAACAAAACGACAATGTTGAGATAGTGTTGGAGACTGTTGAACAGTCGGATAAGAATGAGAATTTGACCGTGAACGAGTTAGTGTTGAATTCCCAGAAGTTACTGTTGAATGTCGATAAAGTGTTGAGTGAGACGAGTGGGGATGTCGCTACTGAGAAGAAGGTTGAGAGGAAAGTTGATAATGCGAGTGAAACTCCTACGTATAAAAGG cAGCTGGTACCCGTTGGTCGGGAGGTGTTGCCGGCATCAGCATTATGCAAGTGGGGAGCTGAAATACTGACCGCCGTCGAGAGCCTGCACAACTGCGGCGTTATATGCAG AGACCTGAACCCATCCAACATCCTGCTGGGGTCGGCAGGGCAGGTGACGCTGACGTACTTCACGTACTACAGCGGCGCCGACATGCGCCACGTGTCCGACACCAGCCACAGCCGCATGTACATAGCGCCTGAACT TCACTCGCCGTGTCTATATTTCCCGGCGGAGTTGGACCACGTGTGTGACTTCTGGAGTTACGGCGCCATCATGTACGAACTGCTGTGTGGCGTG CCGTTGTCATACTACCACCGCACGGTGTTCACGTCGCATACCATACTGCACTTGCCGGACGGACTATCCATGGAAGCACAGTCTTTACTTACACAG
- the LOC124642361 gene encoding uncharacterized protein LOC124642361 isoform X1: MSAKDKWVRRFSVDETAKHKNGFTIYKITSVLFPIQSPEALTMVSVWKRYSDVQRLHKSMRSLHAGLHLRGTFPSLPRYSFFKRFQQEVITERAKTIKSLLEFIAEHRLLFTSTDFVNFLQTGYPEPEPRAGGVINAIRSSLHLPIEETPPLEYQTDDDDTSTPTHTARAATESSHASLTSRDETDFISQIPIYEAADVEIRHSPKKLSLADSFESINSIESIDSDLYDELNKLTVDKKPSVKTKSVLPDLINFDAPSTSKFDDYHTMRKKVDSDTVSLNSNVCSSSCEVDSRRSSSRVSLYSKSVLSLSNECKTKTEDSYVFEAGYMLNLAARCEDMGDYQRAFECYKSGIEKMLIGVQSDTDAQRRALIKEKTNKYLSYAEEIYKNHLCDTEQSLLPERDDNARAIHCSIPSAMLKRPYEELSLYRVLDILASSLMLVLHRTEQAYYAMKVIQKIPNNLTEFDEFFLQRTNETRQPVLPTVIPYMVPLHAYIETNNLIFLILSYAPGKKLFDYIKNYSKSLPATPAREVNLENVFTEPKNKNVEQNDNVEIVLETVEQSDKNENLTVNELVLNSQKLLLNVDKVLSETSGDVATEKKVERKVDNASETPTYKRQLVPVGREVLPASALCKWGAEILTAVESLHNCGVICRDLNPSNILLGSAGQVTLTYFTYYSGADMRHVSDTSHSRMYIAPELHSPCLYFPAELDHVCDFWSYGAIMYELLCGVPLSYYHRTVFTSHTILHLPDGLSMEAQSLLTQLLTYEPSERLGAGKDGIEEIKRHPYFKHIDWQYIYDSWTVPD; encoded by the exons ATGTCGGCAAAAGACAAGTGGGTTCGCCGGTTTTCGGTTGACGAAACCGCAAAACACAAGAATGGATTCACTATTTACAAGATTACTTCAGTG CTATTCCCAATACAGTCTCCCGAGGCTCTGACGATGGTGTCAGTGTGGAAGAGGTACAGCGATGTCCAGAGGCTGCATAAGAGTATGAGGTCTCTCCATGCAGGGTTACACTTGAGGGGTACCTTCCCCTCACTGCCCCGGTATAGCTTCTTTAAAAGATTTCAGCAGGAG GTGATCACGGAACGAGCTAAGACGATTAAGTCTTTACTGGAGTTTATTGCTGAACATCGCCTGCTTTTTACCAGTACTGACTTTGTCAACTTTTTACAG ACAGGCTATCCTGAGCCCGAGCCCCGAGCCGGCGGCGTGATCAACGCGATCAGATCGTCGCTGCACCTGCCCATTGAGGAGACCCCGCCGCTTGAGTACCAGaccgatgatgatgatacatccACTCCGACGCATACTG CTCGGGCCGCCACAGAATCGTCCCACGCTTCACTCACAAGTCGGGACGAAACCGACTTCATCTCACAAATACCCATCTACGAGGCAGCCGACGTCGAAATCCGACATTCACCCAAAAAACTCTCCTTAGCCGACAGTTTCGAATCCATCAACTCAATAGAAAGCATCGACAGTGATTTATACGATGAACTAAATAAATTGACAGTGGATAAAAAGCCTAGTGTCAAAACAAAATCAGTGTTGCCAGACTTAATTAATTTCGACGCGCCATCGACGTCTAAATTTGATGATTACCACACTATGCGTAAGAAGGTTGATTCGGATACCGTGTCTTTGAATTCTAACGTGTGTTCTTCGAGTTGTGAAGTGGACTCGAGACGGAGTAGTTCGCGAGTGTCGTTATACAGTaaaagtgtattatctttgtcgaATGAGTGTAAAACTAAGACAGAAGATAGTTATGTGTTTGAGGCTGGTTATATGTTAAATTTGGCGGCAAGGTGCGAAGATATGGGTGATTATCAGAGAGCTTTTGAATGCTACAAATCTGGTATCGAGAAGATGTTAATTGGAGTACAAA GTGACACAGATGCACAACGTCGGGCGTTGATAAAGGAGAAGACGAACAAATACCTCTCGTACGCCGAAGAGATATACAAGAATCATTTATGTGATACGGAACAGAGC TTACTACCAGAACGCGACGACAATGCTCGAGCGATCCACTGCTCCATCCCATCGGCAATGCTGAAGCGTCCCTACGAGGAGTTGTCACTGTACCGCGTGCTGGACATCCTGGCGTCCAGCCTCATGCTCGTGCTGCATCGCACTGAACAGGCTTACTATGCTATGAAG GTGATACAAAAAATACCGAACAACCTAACAGAATTCGACGAATTCTTCCTTCAACGTACAAACGAGACCCGACAACCAGTGCTACCAACCGTCATACCATACATGGTACCACTACACGCATACAtagaaacaaacaatttaatatttctcatcCTCTCTTACGCACCTGGTAAAAAACTATTCGACTATATAAAGAATTACTCAAAATCTCTACCAGCTACCCCGGCCAGAGAAGTGAACTTAGAGAATGTATTCACCGAACCGAAGAACAAAAATGTTGAACAAAACGACAATGTTGAGATAGTGTTGGAGACTGTTGAACAGTCGGATAAGAATGAGAATTTGACCGTGAACGAGTTAGTGTTGAATTCCCAGAAGTTACTGTTGAATGTCGATAAAGTGTTGAGTGAGACGAGTGGGGATGTCGCTACTGAGAAGAAGGTTGAGAGGAAAGTTGATAATGCGAGTGAAACTCCTACGTATAAAAGG cAGCTGGTACCCGTTGGTCGGGAGGTGTTGCCGGCATCAGCATTATGCAAGTGGGGAGCTGAAATACTGACCGCCGTCGAGAGCCTGCACAACTGCGGCGTTATATGCAG AGACCTGAACCCATCCAACATCCTGCTGGGGTCGGCAGGGCAGGTGACGCTGACGTACTTCACGTACTACAGCGGCGCCGACATGCGCCACGTGTCCGACACCAGCCACAGCCGCATGTACATAGCGCCTGAACT TCACTCGCCGTGTCTATATTTCCCGGCGGAGTTGGACCACGTGTGTGACTTCTGGAGTTACGGCGCCATCATGTACGAACTGCTGTGTGGCGTG CCGTTGTCATACTACCACCGCACGGTGTTCACGTCGCATACCATACTGCACTTGCCGGACGGACTATCCATGGAAGCACAGTCTTTACTTACACAG
- the LOC124642348 gene encoding tektin-4-like: METTLTTFPEKDMCPVITEELGAFIRATRDAKKVAPKTEEPKPEEPKPTKEEQISQEDAQAKAEKKHAMEARYRELPQPPPSRPQDEGPSRKELLGQELSALKPGPDGKVDWTPLAELSGTRPSVNKYSISRYSLEEWRKHNDKVLSKETINESNIIDYNAKTSMMQAFGTIDKQQLENNNRLKQKAKDIYRWKVEVERACKMISDEVELLEIERQRLKGASRVLMLPESISRQCLEMRSYRSEPDLVADLADEQLVKEMKLVTEVRETLQTTLDKIEEQMKVNKAAKHRIEFDWCDKTMAYNADTINLSLNAKSNTLLFRPGATRFGDFTAPLEYWEFFCRETIENIETVRQKSVDLRSSLNAILINNGRKLRMQADKTDVALAETVALTTELCTKLKENLIATLQKIADMELLIQELQDAVKKTDAAMKLAQTRLDNRNNWRPHGENVRDQAHLGLIEEVKKIHETVTSLLGQIRNAERVRQDLIAKRKELEKDIASKNETLIIDRERCGKVRSHYPSASELAGF; this comes from the coding sequence ATGGAAACTACACTTACAACATTCCCTGAGAAGGATATGTGTCCTGTGATCACGGAAGAACTCGGCGCTTTCATAAGAGCCACAAGAGATGCAAAGAAAGTAGCACCGAAGACAGAAGAGCCGAAACCAGAAGAGCCCAAGCCAACGAAAGAAGAACAGATATCACAAGAGGATGCGCAAGCTAAAGCTGAGAAGAAACATGCGATGGAAGCGCGGTACAGGGAGCTACCGCAGCCTCCCCCGTCACGACCGCAGGACGAAGGACCTTCTAGAAAAGAGTTGCTCGGCCAGGAATTATCAGCCTTGAAACCTGGGCCTGACGGCAAAGTTGACTGGACACCACTCGCAGAGCTCTCAGGCACTAGACCATCGGTAAACAAATATTCTATCAGTAGATACTCTCTGGAAGAATGGAGAAAGCACAATGATAAAGTATTGAGTAAAGAAACTATTAATGAGTCTAATATTATCGACTACAATGCTAAGACGTCTATGATGCAAGCTTTCGGTACCATCGATAAACAACAGTTAGAAAACAACAATAGGCTCAAACAAAAAGCCAAAGATATTTATCGATGGAAGGTTGAGGTAGAACGAGCATGCAAAATGATATCTGACGAAGTCGAATTGCTAGAAATTGAAAGGCAACGTCTTAAAGGCGCATCCAGGGTGTTGATGCTTCCCGAATCAATTTCAAGACAGTGCCTAGAAATGCGTTCCTATCGATCGGAACCAGACCTTGTCGCTGATCTCGCTGATGAACAGCTGGTCAAAGAAATGAAACTTGTTACTGAAGTCAGAGAAACTTTGCAGACAACATTGGACAAAATAGAAGAACAAATGAAGGTAAACAAGGCAGCAAAGCACAGGATTGAATTCGACTGGTGTGACAAGACTATGGCTTACAATGCAGATACTATAAACTTGAGCCTTAATGCGAAATCCAACACTCTGTTGTTTAGACCTGGAGCTACAAGATTCGGTGACTTCACCGCACCTCTAGAGTACTGGGAGTTCTTCTGCAGAGAAACTATCGAAAACATAGAAACTGTACGGCAGAAGTCCGTTGACCTTAGAAGTAGCTTGAatgctattttaataaataacggACGAAAATTACGCATGCAAGCTGACAAGACTGATGTCGCGTTAGCTGAAACTGTTGCTCTTACTACGGAACTATGTACGAAACTGAAGGAAAACTTAATAGCTACATTGCAGAAAATCGCTGACATGGAGCTTTTGATACAAGAACTTCAAGATGCGGTTAAAAAGACTGATGCAGCTATGAAATTAGCTCAAACGAGGTTAGACAATAGGAATAATTGGAGACCTCATGGAGAGAATGTGAGGGACCAAGCGCATCTTGGATTGATCGAGGAGGTGAAGAAAATTCACGAGACGGTCACATCGCTGCTGGGACAGATAAGAAATGCTGAGAGAGTGCGACAGGATCTGATAGCTAAGAGGAAAGAGTTGGAGAAGGATATCGCATCTAAAAACGAGACTCTCATCATAGATAGAGAGAGATGCGGGAAGGTTCGATCTCATTATCCATCTGCTTCAGAATTGGCtggattttaa